Proteins from a single region of Paenibacillus sp. BIHB 4019:
- the pflB gene encoding formate C-acetyltransferase — translation MAVNQTDRIKVAESAGAWRGFAAGKWQERIDVKDFLDHNIQPYTGNEEFLAGATEATGELWQKIQQLVKQERANGGVLDIDLHTVSSITAHAPGYIDQKKEQIVGLQTDAPLKRSIQPFGGIKMVVDACEAYGFELPAEMVKMFTEVRKTHNQGVFDAYTSEMRAARKAGIITGLPDAYGRGRIIGDYRRVALYGADRLIAGKKQELLLLETGTMTEETIRDREEISEQIRSLQELKQMSLAYGCNISRPAATAKEAFQWLYFAYLGAIKEQNGAAMSLGRVSSFLDIYIERDRLEGRLTEEQAQELMDHFVMKLRIVKFLRTPDYNELFSGDPTWVTESIGGMAVNGQTRVTRSSFRILHTLYNLGPAPEPNLTVLWSASLPEAFKKYCAKVSIETSSIQYENDDIMRPQFGDDYGIACCVSAMRIGKQMQFFGARANLAKALLYAINGGVDEVSGAQVGPAFAPITSDLRLDYKEVMGKYDAMLEWLAGLYMNTLNIIHYMHDKYAYERLEMALHDREILRTMACGIAGLSVVADSLSAIKHAVVIPIRNENGIVVDFDIQGEYPMYGNNDERVDRIAVQLTETFMNKLRKHRTYRGALPTMSVLTITSNVVYGKKTGSTPDGRKAGEPFAPGANPMHGRDRKGALASLASVAKIPYEDCLDGISNTFSIIPKALGKEPQTRINNLVSLLDGYADSSGHHLNVNVFEREQLLDAMEHPENYPQLTIRVSGYAVNFIKLTREQQLDVINRTFHGAV, via the coding sequence ATGGCTGTCAATCAAACGGATCGCATTAAAGTGGCAGAATCCGCGGGCGCTTGGCGGGGCTTTGCAGCAGGCAAATGGCAGGAACGCATTGATGTAAAGGATTTTCTGGATCATAACATCCAGCCTTATACAGGCAATGAGGAATTTTTGGCGGGAGCCACCGAGGCTACTGGCGAGCTTTGGCAAAAAATCCAACAGCTCGTCAAGCAGGAGCGGGCGAACGGCGGTGTGCTGGATATTGACCTGCATACGGTTTCCAGCATTACCGCCCATGCGCCCGGCTACATTGACCAGAAGAAGGAGCAGATTGTCGGGCTGCAAACCGACGCGCCATTGAAGCGCTCCATTCAGCCCTTCGGCGGCATCAAAATGGTCGTCGATGCGTGCGAGGCCTACGGCTTCGAGCTTCCCGCCGAAATGGTCAAAATGTTTACCGAGGTTCGCAAAACCCATAACCAAGGCGTATTCGACGCTTATACATCAGAGATGCGGGCGGCGCGCAAAGCGGGCATTATTACAGGGCTGCCGGATGCGTACGGACGCGGCAGAATCATTGGCGATTACCGCCGGGTAGCCTTATACGGGGCTGATCGTCTCATCGCTGGTAAGAAGCAGGAGCTGCTGCTGCTGGAAACAGGCACGATGACGGAGGAAACGATTCGCGACCGGGAGGAAATTTCCGAGCAAATCCGCTCGCTGCAGGAGCTTAAGCAGATGAGCCTTGCCTACGGCTGCAACATCTCCCGTCCGGCAGCTACGGCGAAGGAAGCGTTCCAATGGCTGTACTTTGCTTATCTGGGGGCGATTAAGGAGCAGAATGGCGCGGCGATGAGCCTCGGACGCGTCTCCAGCTTTCTCGATATTTATATCGAACGCGATCGGCTGGAAGGAAGGCTGACGGAGGAGCAGGCGCAGGAGCTGATGGATCATTTTGTCATGAAGCTGCGGATCGTGAAGTTTTTGCGGACGCCAGACTATAATGAGCTGTTCAGCGGTGACCCGACCTGGGTGACAGAGTCGATTGGCGGCATGGCGGTCAATGGCCAGACTAGGGTGACGCGCAGCTCCTTCCGTATTCTTCATACCCTATATAATTTAGGCCCGGCACCGGAGCCGAATTTGACCGTACTATGGTCAGCAAGCCTGCCGGAAGCGTTCAAAAAATATTGCGCCAAGGTATCGATTGAAACGAGCTCGATTCAATATGAAAATGATGACATTATGCGCCCGCAGTTCGGCGATGATTATGGCATTGCCTGCTGCGTCTCCGCGATGCGGATCGGCAAGCAGATGCAATTTTTCGGAGCGCGGGCGAATTTGGCAAAGGCGCTGCTCTATGCGATTAATGGCGGCGTGGATGAGGTTTCCGGTGCGCAGGTTGGGCCTGCATTTGCTCCGATAACGAGCGATTTGCGCCTCGATTATAAAGAGGTAATGGGCAAATACGACGCTATGCTGGAATGGCTGGCTGGTCTCTACATGAACACGCTGAACATTATCCATTACATGCATGACAAATATGCGTATGAGCGGCTGGAGATGGCGCTGCATGACCGCGAAATTTTGCGTACGATGGCTTGCGGCATTGCGGGCTTGTCTGTTGTGGCAGACAGCTTGAGTGCGATCAAGCATGCGGTTGTTATACCGATTCGAAATGAAAATGGCATCGTTGTCGATTTTGACATTCAGGGCGAATATCCGATGTATGGCAACAATGACGAGCGGGTAGACCGGATCGCCGTACAGCTGACCGAAACGTTTATGAATAAGCTGCGCAAGCATCGCACTTACCGCGGCGCATTGCCAACGATGTCGGTGCTGACGATTACATCGAACGTCGTGTATGGAAAGAAAACGGGCAGCACGCCAGACGGGAGAAAAGCCGGAGAGCCTTTTGCCCCGGGCGCTAATCCGATGCATGGCAGAGACCGCAAGGGCGCGCTTGCCTCGCTTGCATCCGTTGCCAAAATTCCGTACGAGGATTGTCTCGACGGCATTTCCAATACGTTCTCGATCATTCCGAAGGCGCTCGGCAAGGAGCCGCAGACGCGCATTAACAATCTGGTGTCGCTGCTCGACGGTTATGCGGACAGCTCCGGCCATCATTTGAACGTTAACGTGTTTGAACGGGAGCAGCTGCTGGATGCGATGGAGCATCCGGAAAATTATCCGCAGCTGACGATTCGCGTATCGGGCTATGCCGTCAACTTTATTAAGCTGACCCGCGAGCAGCAGCTCGATGTTATAAACCGTACGTTCCACGGCGCAGTATAG
- a CDS encoding GntR family transcriptional regulator has translation MQHKRLILRVDPTLTFNVNTQIKEQFKWLIGTGEIQVGEMLPPAGELAELLGLNRNTVNWVYSQLKEEGLVSVQKGRGTQVCSGPEVERLQKERIPMKKMFTEAQKEASRHQVSLKEYFQAGLAYTLMLETETARQKRLIFVECKGHDYLFYSSEIRRLTGADVEICFLEDIRSESGPLKEAIRHADAVVTTLNHAEEVKQLIHPFGKKLTVIGAIIEQASLLEIAKLPAAASLAFVCLGKVGGEWMADRILEAGIELANCRTAGTDDSLLLGKVLSETDHVYASSAVFESLKHKTPANVHLYPMRLEKSSELLLQELAANTSIR, from the coding sequence ATGCAGCATAAACGGCTTATTCTACGCGTCGATCCGACACTAACCTTTAATGTAAATACTCAAATTAAAGAGCAGTTTAAATGGCTCATTGGCACCGGGGAAATTCAAGTAGGCGAAATGTTGCCGCCTGCCGGCGAATTAGCCGAATTATTAGGCCTTAATCGAAATACGGTCAATTGGGTATACAGCCAGCTAAAAGAAGAAGGGCTCGTTTCCGTCCAAAAAGGCCGAGGCACTCAGGTTTGTTCTGGCCCAGAGGTTGAACGGCTGCAAAAGGAACGAATTCCGATGAAAAAGATGTTTACAGAGGCACAAAAGGAAGCGAGCCGCCATCAAGTATCGTTAAAAGAATATTTTCAGGCAGGCTTGGCCTATACCCTAATGCTAGAAACAGAAACGGCTAGACAGAAGAGGCTTATATTTGTGGAGTGCAAGGGCCATGATTATTTATTTTACAGCAGCGAGATTCGCCGGCTGACAGGCGCGGATGTGGAAATTTGTTTTTTAGAGGATATACGTTCAGAGAGCGGCCCGCTTAAAGAGGCAATCCGCCATGCGGATGCTGTTGTAACTACGCTGAATCATGCTGAAGAAGTAAAGCAATTGATCCATCCATTCGGGAAAAAATTGACCGTTATAGGCGCTATTATCGAGCAGGCTTCCCTATTGGAAATCGCGAAATTGCCCGCTGCCGCCTCTCTTGCTTTCGTTTGTCTAGGTAAAGTAGGCGGGGAATGGATGGCTGACCGCATATTAGAGGCTGGAATTGAACTCGCGAATTGCCGTACAGCGGGAACGGATGATTCCCTGCTGCTGGGCAAAGTGCTGAGCGAGACGGATCATGTGTATGCTTCATCAGCTGTATTCGAGTCTCTGAAGCATAAAACGCCCGCTAACGTTCATTTATACCCTATGCGGCTGGAGAAAAGCAGCGAATTGCTTTTACAAGAGTTGGCCGCTAATACATCCATTCGTTGA
- the nirD gene encoding nitrite reductase small subunit NirD — protein MTTQVNKDLTYIKIGTLEDFRERMGRVIRLNEKEIVVFRTTDGTLYALDNRSPHRRGGPLAEGMVSGHFVLDPLYDWKIALDTGQVQAPDTGMVPTYPLKIEGEDVQLGLTLEQAGQLALER, from the coding sequence ATGACTACACAGGTAAACAAGGATTTGACCTATATTAAAATCGGCACGCTTGAAGATTTTCGCGAACGGATGGGGCGGGTCATCCGCTTGAACGAGAAGGAAATTGTTGTGTTTCGTACAACGGACGGCACCTTGTATGCACTGGACAATCGCAGTCCTCATCGCAGGGGAGGCCCACTGGCGGAAGGCATGGTATCGGGACATTTTGTGCTGGACCCGCTATACGATTGGAAGATCGCACTGGATACCGGGCAGGTGCAGGCGCCAGATACTGGCATGGTGCCAACTTATCCTTTGAAGATAGAAGGCGAGGATGTGCAACTGGGGCTAACGCTGGAGCAAGCGGGCCAGCTCGCACTGGAACGATAG
- the pflA gene encoding pyruvate formate-lyase-activating protein, with the protein MLGRIHSFDTFGTVDGPGIRFVLFMQGCALQCQFCHNPDTWDTGTGKQVTIDEILQEIAPYVPYYRRSGGGITVTGGEPTLQAPFVTELFKACKQRWGLHTALDSSGFCEPNHAEPLMAVTDLVLLDLKMIDSAKHEQLTSRPNERILRFAAALSSWKQPVWIRHVLIPQVTDGGDDLRALGAYISGLQSVEKFEILPYHRMGVYKWQQLGRAYPLEGVPSPTEQEVARAYRLVQEGGVHAASSILEVGSIEKKQPIGRLLG; encoded by the coding sequence ATGCTAGGCAGAATCCATTCCTTTGATACGTTTGGAACCGTCGATGGACCGGGCATCCGCTTCGTGCTTTTTATGCAGGGCTGCGCGCTGCAATGCCAGTTTTGCCACAACCCGGATACGTGGGATACTGGAACGGGAAAACAGGTGACGATCGACGAAATTTTGCAGGAAATAGCGCCTTATGTGCCGTATTACCGCCGCTCCGGCGGCGGCATTACGGTTACGGGCGGCGAGCCGACGCTGCAAGCGCCATTCGTAACCGAGCTGTTCAAAGCGTGCAAGCAGCGCTGGGGACTGCATACGGCGCTTGATTCCTCCGGTTTTTGCGAACCGAATCACGCCGAGCCGCTTATGGCGGTTACCGATTTGGTGCTGTTGGATTTGAAAATGATTGATTCCGCCAAGCACGAGCAGTTGACCAGCCGTCCGAATGAGCGGATTTTGCGTTTCGCGGCTGCTTTGAGCTCGTGGAAGCAGCCGGTATGGATTCGGCATGTGCTCATTCCGCAGGTGACCGATGGCGGCGACGATTTGCGCGCGCTTGGCGCTTATATTAGCGGGCTTCAATCGGTTGAGAAGTTTGAGATTTTGCCCTATCACCGAATGGGCGTGTACAAGTGGCAGCAGCTCGGACGGGCATATCCGCTGGAGGGCGTTCCGAGCCCGACGGAGCAAGAGGTCGCGCGGGCATACCGCCTTGTGCAGGAGGGCGGTGTCCATGCAGCGTCGAGCATTTTAGAAGTGGGGAGCATAGAAAAGAAGCAGCCTATCGGCCGATTGCTCGGCTGA
- a CDS encoding response regulator transcription factor — MAPFCRVLIVDDELLVRQGIKHLLNWEKEGFQIVGEAASGTEALELIQQLEPHIVITDIVMPVMDGAELTRIVKARFPEIEVIVLSSFGEFDYVRSTFQSGVADYILKPKLEATHLLEVLKRTAQRIPSLKLELAPTDKNTTVQVLLDMLMDGFGVELDEEDATFPYDSFRMLGAECKPSGDKNAVLATAELLKKRMQAELDVSLEQSVYFPLRSEAGRVVLLINLNEQESSQLAAAARRLDDWTSEQKLEARWTLGEPFSDYTEVGDHFKLHFLKMSDYRFFLADPDRLLIAGELPYMPPVEDKFDLPRFSEQLSKQQFESAFSELLAYVQGASHFYKKDVFEFKSFLSNVIFNMTIVLGRLEVDASHLEEAKYRYFKEIGDAAHISEAIVLMEAFVSDAEAVLATRKQGAGNPNMAMLLAYIGEHYAEPLSLTELAKHFHFNPSYLSTYFSAHNNEGFSEYLNKIRVEKAAELLLADSASISEISGMVGYSDHSYFTKVFKKITGLSPSHYRKQYVNQKRD; from the coding sequence ATGGCGCCTTTTTGCCGCGTGCTCATTGTAGATGATGAACTATTAGTCAGGCAAGGCATCAAGCATTTATTGAATTGGGAAAAGGAAGGCTTTCAAATTGTCGGCGAGGCTGCGAGCGGAACGGAAGCTTTGGAGCTGATTCAGCAGCTGGAGCCGCATATCGTCATAACGGATATCGTCATGCCTGTCATGGATGGCGCGGAGCTGACCCGGATCGTTAAAGCGAGATTTCCGGAAATCGAAGTCATTGTGCTCAGCAGCTTTGGGGAATTCGATTATGTCAGATCGACCTTTCAAAGCGGCGTTGCCGATTATATATTGAAGCCGAAGCTGGAGGCGACCCATCTGCTTGAGGTTTTGAAGCGCACCGCGCAGCGAATTCCTTCATTAAAGCTGGAGCTTGCCCCGACTGATAAAAATACAACGGTACAGGTGCTGCTGGATATGCTGATGGATGGGTTTGGCGTAGAGCTTGATGAGGAAGATGCAACTTTTCCTTACGACAGCTTTCGAATGCTCGGTGCAGAGTGCAAGCCATCTGGAGACAAAAATGCGGTGCTTGCTACAGCCGAGCTGCTGAAAAAAAGAATGCAGGCGGAGCTCGATGTTTCGCTGGAGCAGTCGGTCTATTTTCCGCTTAGGTCGGAGGCCGGACGCGTCGTGCTGCTCATTAATTTGAACGAGCAGGAGAGTTCGCAGCTTGCTGCCGCCGCACGCAGGCTTGATGACTGGACAAGCGAGCAGAAGCTTGAGGCGAGATGGACGCTGGGCGAGCCGTTCAGCGATTATACCGAGGTGGGGGATCATTTCAAGCTTCATTTTCTCAAAATGAGCGACTACCGCTTTTTTCTAGCGGACCCGGATCGTTTGCTTATTGCAGGGGAACTGCCCTATATGCCGCCAGTAGAGGATAAGTTTGATTTGCCGCGGTTTTCCGAGCAGCTGAGCAAGCAGCAGTTTGAGAGCGCTTTTAGCGAACTGCTCGCCTATGTGCAGGGCGCTTCGCATTTTTATAAGAAGGATGTATTTGAGTTTAAATCGTTCCTTAGCAATGTTATTTTTAATATGACAATTGTATTGGGCCGTCTGGAGGTGGATGCATCGCATCTGGAGGAGGCGAAATACCGCTACTTCAAGGAAATTGGCGATGCAGCGCATATAAGCGAAGCGATTGTTTTAATGGAAGCATTCGTGAGCGATGCAGAGGCTGTGCTGGCGACTCGAAAACAGGGAGCGGGCAATCCGAATATGGCGATGCTGCTTGCCTATATTGGCGAGCATTATGCCGAGCCGCTTAGCCTGACGGAGCTGGCGAAGCATTTTCATTTTAACCCGTCGTATTTGTCTACGTATTTCAGTGCGCATAATAATGAGGGCTTTAGCGAATATTTGAACAAAATCCGGGTGGAGAAGGCGGCGGAGCTGCTGCTTGCCGATTCGGCGTCCATCTCGGAAATCAGCGGCATGGTAGGGTACTCGGATCACAGCTATTTTACAAAAGTGTTTAAAAAAATAACCGGCTTGTCGCCCAGCCATTACCGCAAACAATATGTCAACCAGAAAAGGGACTAA
- a CDS encoding SET domain-containing protein, translating to MIEIRTSQLSNGELNRGVFATQDIAEGALIHEAPVLPYENEEHVHLEKTIFADYAFEYGANHSALLLGYGMLFNHSYTPNTFYELNFDNLTVDFFAFSDIKAGEELLINYNGEVDCEDPLWFNEEQGADKAD from the coding sequence ATGATTGAAATTCGTACTTCCCAGCTCAGCAATGGCGAGCTGAACCGCGGCGTATTCGCCACCCAGGACATTGCCGAGGGCGCGCTTATTCACGAAGCGCCGGTCCTTCCTTACGAGAACGAGGAGCACGTCCACCTTGAGAAAACGATTTTTGCCGATTACGCTTTTGAATATGGAGCAAACCATTCCGCTCTTTTGCTGGGCTACGGCATGCTGTTTAATCATTCGTATACGCCGAATACGTTTTACGAGCTTAATTTTGACAATTTGACGGTAGACTTTTTTGCCTTTTCCGATATTAAGGCAGGAGAAGAACTGCTGATTAACTATAACGGTGAAGTCGATTGCGAGGACCCTCTTTGGTTTAATGAGGAACAAGGCGCGGATAAAGCTGATTAG
- a CDS encoding hemerythrin domain-containing protein, translated as MNTATVNKEGGQGKKGFGECACCSGNHLLHALLEQKERQDVGIQPEKLKPADWSKQSIAGMVRQLMFGYHLFLRAELPLLHELTTLITSVHGSEHRQLIELQQRFHALKVLLEQHLIDEEECFFPLILKYERRNSASAFRQAKQMVEKLEGDHRRIGNMLLHLRLASAHYVLPDDACEAFAYTYTRLKQLEAKLLEHIRLENHYLFYRL; from the coding sequence TTGAATACGGCAACGGTTAACAAGGAGGGCGGTCAAGGCAAGAAGGGCTTTGGCGAATGTGCTTGCTGCAGCGGCAACCATCTATTGCATGCGCTTTTGGAGCAGAAGGAGAGGCAGGACGTCGGCATTCAGCCGGAGAAGCTGAAACCGGCAGATTGGAGCAAGCAGTCCATTGCCGGGATGGTGCGCCAGCTCATGTTTGGCTACCATCTGTTTCTCAGAGCCGAGCTGCCGTTGCTGCATGAATTGACCACGCTTATTACGAGCGTTCATGGCAGCGAGCACCGCCAGCTGATTGAGCTGCAGCAGCGCTTTCATGCTTTAAAGGTTTTGCTGGAGCAGCATTTGATCGACGAGGAGGAATGCTTTTTCCCGCTCATTCTGAAATATGAGCGGCGAAATTCCGCTTCCGCATTCAGGCAGGCGAAGCAAATGGTCGAGAAGCTTGAAGGCGACCATAGGCGTATCGGCAATATGCTGCTGCATCTTAGGCTGGCTTCGGCGCATTATGTGCTGCCGGATGATGCGTGCGAGGCTTTCGCTTATACGTACACGAGGCTGAAGCAGCTGGAAGCGAAGCTGCTGGAGCATATCCGGCTGGAAAATCATTATTTATTTTATAGATTGTGA
- a CDS encoding HPP family protein has translation MHTSFVRLTTKLKEMKASGRRSPLTISLPKAAWGVFGGFAVIFLLSMLTEKSDFVWIMAPFGATCVLVFGIWDSPLSQPRSVIGGHLISTGIGLLLYHLFGQGSLVMAAGVGLAIGLMMVTKTTHPPAGADPLVVIMAGSTWSFLINPVLLGTIVIVGMALVINNLDKSKKYPTFWR, from the coding sequence ATGCACACGTCTTTTGTGCGGTTAACAACGAAGCTGAAGGAGATGAAAGCAAGTGGCAGGCGGAGTCCTTTAACCATTTCATTGCCCAAAGCGGCATGGGGTGTTTTTGGAGGTTTTGCTGTCATTTTTCTGCTATCCATGCTGACTGAAAAGTCGGATTTTGTATGGATTATGGCACCGTTTGGAGCAACCTGTGTACTCGTTTTTGGCATATGGGATTCCCCGCTGTCGCAACCGCGGAGTGTGATCGGCGGGCATTTGATATCGACGGGCATTGGCTTGCTTCTTTATCATTTGTTTGGGCAGGGGAGCCTCGTTATGGCTGCTGGAGTAGGTCTTGCGATCGGACTAATGATGGTAACCAAGACGACTCATCCTCCTGCAGGAGCCGATCCGCTAGTTGTCATCATGGCTGGCAGCACCTGGTCTTTTTTAATAAACCCCGTTCTTTTAGGTACTATCGTCATTGTCGGAATGGCCCTTGTAATAAACAATTTGGACAAGTCCAAGAAGTACCCGACCTTTTGGAGGTAA
- a CDS encoding ArsR family transcriptional regulator, whose product MYLTTNAESLRVYEALASEVRLQIIDLLDERERHIKELAAELFLSSAIVSTHVNKLQQAGIVTSKMKRVGGGTYKYCSLSAEYLQIRLSRPNDQKRKSIETMLPVGHYTDVAAFPTCGIATTEKLIGQYDNPKYFLDPERMNAGILWFARGYVEYKVPNHLFVDQRVQELEISLEIGSEAPQINENWPSDIRFFINGLYVGEWTSPGDFGRVRGRLSPDWWRGDVNQYGLLKVLRLNENGTFIDGLQISELTIHDLDWESPFLTLRISAEESVPGRGGLTLYGKGFGNYNQDIRIRTYYE is encoded by the coding sequence ATGTACTTAACGACGAATGCGGAATCGCTTCGCGTATATGAGGCGCTGGCAAGCGAGGTTCGCCTGCAAATTATCGATTTGCTGGACGAGCGGGAGCGTCATATTAAGGAGCTGGCAGCGGAGCTTTTTTTGAGCAGCGCAATTGTCAGCACCCATGTGAACAAGCTTCAGCAGGCAGGCATTGTGACCAGCAAAATGAAACGGGTAGGCGGCGGCACCTATAAATATTGCTCGTTGTCAGCGGAATATTTGCAAATCAGGCTGTCGAGGCCAAACGATCAGAAGCGGAAAAGCATCGAAACGATGCTCCCAGTCGGCCATTATACCGATGTAGCCGCCTTTCCGACCTGCGGCATTGCCACTACGGAAAAGCTGATCGGACAATATGATAACCCTAAATATTTTTTGGACCCGGAGCGGATGAATGCCGGCATTTTATGGTTTGCCAGAGGGTATGTCGAGTATAAGGTGCCCAATCATCTTTTTGTTGATCAACGGGTTCAGGAATTGGAAATTTCACTGGAAATTGGTTCGGAAGCGCCGCAAATTAATGAAAATTGGCCGTCGGATATCCGTTTTTTCATCAATGGCTTGTATGTAGGCGAGTGGACGAGTCCGGGCGATTTTGGACGTGTGCGCGGGAGGCTGTCTCCAGACTGGTGGCGGGGCGACGTGAATCAATATGGCTTATTGAAGGTGCTGCGCCTGAATGAGAACGGCACCTTTATAGATGGCTTGCAAATATCAGAGCTGACCATTCATGATCTGGATTGGGAAAGCCCGTTTTTGACGCTGCGCATCAGCGCAGAGGAAAGTGTGCCGGGCAGGGGAGGATTAACCTTGTACGGCAAGGGGTTTGGCAATTACAATCAGGATATAAGAATTCGCACCTATTATGAATAA
- a CDS encoding alpha-N-arabinofuranosidase, whose protein sequence is MSLKSTMLIDKHFKIAEVDPRLYGSFIEHLGRAVYGGIYEPGHPTADENGFRRDALEAIQALNVPIIRYPGGNFVSGYNWEDGVGPKEERKRLLELAWWTTETNEVGTNEFADWAKLVGSEVMMAVNLGTRGVDAARNLVEYCNHPSGSYYSDLRISHGYKEPHKFKTWCLGNEMDGPWQIGAKTAVEYGRLANETAKVMRWVDPSIELVACGSSSSGMSTFADWEATVLDLTYDQVDYLSLHTYYNNNENNSENFLAKSLDMDQFIYSVTAIADYMKAKKRSKKKLMLSLDEWNVWNSIGTSRAEERWHIAPPEFEDVYTLEDALAVGCFVITLLKHADRVKIACLAQLINVIAPIMTENGGPLWLQTTYFPYKHASLYGRGTVLQPITSSPKYDSKDFTDVPYLEAISVHNEEQGEITIFAVNRHLKESLDLDVDVRSFGAVSLIEHVVLENDDIKACNTKARPNQVLPHNNGTAKVDGGQVSAVLGKASWNMIRLKVTAN, encoded by the coding sequence ATGTCTTTGAAATCAACGATGCTTATTGATAAACATTTTAAAATTGCCGAGGTTGACCCGCGTCTATATGGATCATTCATCGAGCATCTGGGACGTGCCGTATACGGCGGCATTTATGAGCCAGGGCATCCAACCGCCGATGAGAATGGCTTCCGCCGCGATGCGCTCGAAGCAATTCAAGCGCTGAACGTTCCTATTATACGCTATCCGGGCGGAAATTTCGTCTCTGGCTACAATTGGGAAGATGGCGTTGGCCCGAAGGAAGAGCGCAAGCGCCTGCTTGAGCTGGCTTGGTGGACGACCGAAACAAATGAGGTCGGCACTAACGAATTCGCCGATTGGGCGAAGCTTGTAGGCTCCGAAGTCATGATGGCAGTCAATCTCGGCACACGCGGCGTCGATGCGGCCCGCAACCTCGTCGAATATTGCAATCATCCATCCGGCTCCTATTATAGCGATCTGCGTATTTCCCATGGCTACAAAGAACCGCATAAGTTCAAAACGTGGTGCCTGGGCAATGAAATGGACGGCCCTTGGCAGATTGGTGCCAAAACAGCAGTCGAATACGGAAGGCTTGCGAATGAAACAGCTAAAGTCATGCGCTGGGTTGATCCATCGATCGAGCTTGTTGCCTGCGGCAGCTCGTCGAGCGGCATGAGCACATTTGCCGATTGGGAGGCGACTGTACTGGATTTGACCTATGATCAGGTCGACTACCTGTCGCTGCATACGTATTACAACAACAATGAAAACAACTCGGAAAACTTCCTTGCGAAATCGCTCGATATGGATCAATTCATTTACAGCGTAACCGCAATTGCCGATTACATGAAAGCGAAGAAGCGCAGCAAGAAGAAGCTCATGCTGTCGCTGGATGAGTGGAATGTATGGAACTCCATCGGCACGAGCCGCGCAGAGGAACGCTGGCATATTGCGCCGCCGGAATTTGAAGATGTATATACACTTGAGGATGCGCTTGCTGTCGGCTGCTTCGTCATTACGCTGCTTAAGCACGCAGACCGGGTGAAAATTGCCTGCCTGGCCCAGCTCATTAACGTTATCGCTCCGATTATGACGGAAAATGGCGGCCCGCTTTGGCTGCAAACGACTTATTTCCCTTACAAGCACGCTTCGCTGTACGGACGGGGCACCGTGCTTCAACCGATTACTTCATCGCCTAAATACGATTCGAAGGATTTCACTGATGTGCCTTATCTGGAAGCGATCAGCGTTCACAATGAAGAACAAGGCGAAATTACAATTTTCGCTGTCAACCGTCATTTGAAGGAATCGCTTGATCTGGATGTTGATGTTCGCAGCTTCGGCGCGGTCAGCCTAATTGAGCATGTCGTGCTGGAAAATGACGATATTAAGGCTTGTAATACGAAAGCTCGCCCTAATCAAGTTCTGCCGCATAACAATGGCACAGCCAAAGTCGATGGCGGTCAAGTTAGCGCCGTACTGGGCAAGGCTTCGTGGAATATGATCCGCCTGAAAGTTACTGCTAACTAA